The following is a genomic window from Pseudomonas parafulva.
ACCACGGTCAACGCGGTGAAGGTGAAGATACGGCCGCCTTTGACGGTTTTAGCAACGCGGTTAACTTGAACCAGCTTCTCGATGTAGCCTTCGTCGCGCTTTTGATCGTTATTTGCCATAACTTAGAACTCCAGCCCGCCTTCACGAGCAGCATCGGCCAGCGCTTTGACGCGGCCATGGTACTTGAAGCCGGAACGGTCAAAGGCAACTTGAGATACACCGGCGGCTTTCGCACGCTCAGCAACCAGCTTGCCAACCTTAGTGGCCGCGTCGATGTTGCCGGTGGCGCCATCACGCAGGTCTTTGTCCAAGGTCGAGGCGCTTGCCAGAA
Proteins encoded in this region:
- the rplR gene encoding 50S ribosomal protein L18, which gives rise to MTDKKVTRLRRARKARLKMHELEAVRLCVFRSSQHIYAQVISADGSKVLASASTLDKDLRDGATGNIDAATKVGKLVAERAKAAGVSQVAFDRSGFKYHGRVKALADAAREGGLEF